GCAGCTTTCGTTTCAACGGACAAGCCGGTTTTATCGCCTACCCCGATCGTAATACGTGCCATTTTCCCCTTTGTTTCCACAACACCCTCTAGCATGTTTGCCGGGATTGCGATACTGCCCTTTGGGGTTGTGAAGATAAGCTCTCCCGCTCCCTGAGAGCTGGACAGCGTCTCAGCAGGTACTTCCAGCGTAAAGGAGTTAATATTAGGAATACTTGGTACGATGATTTCCGTTGATTCTCCAATAGCGAAGAGCTTTTCTGCCAATGCTCCAATAGCAATCGATGCTCGGCCTGTCGCTGCATCAATTTTAACCGGGAGCTTTGACTGTGTGCCGGAAATGGTCACATGGTAATCGGGTGTTACGGCAGGAGCACCTCCACCGCCAGCTCCACTAGTTTCTGATATGGAAGCCACCAGCGTTACTGTGTATGTGTCAGTAGAAACTATCTTGCCGTCATTTGCGGTGAAAACTAGTGTCACTGTGCCGGCGCTAGTCGGCTTATACGTGTATGCCGTTGAAGCCGGTACTGCCGCTTCATCGTTCACAGATACTTCGTAGGTTAGAGTGTCTCCATCCGCATCTTCGAAAATGGTAGATAGGTCTAACACGTAATTAGCATTCACCCTTACATTTTCCCGTATCGTCGCTTCAACATCAGATTTCCTAACGGGCACCCTATTACCAGTTAGATATACGGTGTAGGTTTCTGTGGAATCTACCATTGTGTCGTTGGCGGTAAAGACCAATGCCACTGTGTTTGTTGTAGTTGGAGTGTAGGTGTAAGTCTCGTTCGCAGCTATTGCCGGCGCACCATCTACCGCCACTTTGTAGCTCAGCAAATCGCCGTCCCCATCTTCAAAAATCGTTGTGAGGTCTATCGTATACAGCGTGTTCACGGGTACGCTAGCGTTCACCGTTGCACCCACATTGGACTTACGAACAGGTAATGAATTAACCGATAGCTTCACTGTGTAGGTGTCAGTGGAATCTATTATGCCATCGTTTGCGGTGAAAACGAGAGTTGCTGGGTCTATTGTGGTTGGTGTATATGTGTAAGCCGCAGCAGTAGTTGTCGCTGCTTCACCATCTATGGATACTTTGTAGCTTAATGTATTGCTGTCCGCATCTTCAAATATGGTCGAGAGGTCTACTGTGTAAGGTGTGTTCACCGTCACTCTTGCATTCGTTGTAGCGCCTATATTAGGCTTGCGAACAGGCACTGTGTTCGCTATCAGATTTACTTTGTAGGTTTCCACGGAATCAATGTTACCATCGTTCGCCGTGAAAACGAGAGTCACTAAGCCTGCTGCTGTCGGCGTGTACGAATAGTCCGCATTTGCCGTTACCTCCGCCGCACCATTTACGGATACCTTATAGGTCAGTGTATTGCTGTCCGCATCCTCAAATATTGTAGCGAGGTCCAGCGTATATGGCGTATCCACCGTCACTGTTACATTTGTCGTTGCACCTACATTTGGATTGCGAACAGGTACCGTATTCACCGTCAGCTTCACCGTGTAGGTTTCTGTGGAATCAATTAAGCCATCGTTTGCGGTAAAAACCAGCGTTACTAAGCCTGCTGTATTCGCGGTAAATGTATAGCTCTCAGCAGCAGCAATTGTCAACGCGCCATTCACCGATACTTTGTAGCTCAACGCATTGCTGTCCGCATCTTCAAAAATCGTAGCGAGGTTCAGTGTATATGGCGTGTTCACCGTCACTGTTTCATTCGTCGTTGCTGCGATATTAAGCTTGCGAGCAGGTACTGTGTTCACCGTCAAGCTCACTGTATAAGTGTCGTCAGAGTCACTTTCCTCATCGCTTGCTAAGAAGACTAGTGTCACTAAGCCTGCCGAAATCGGCGTGTACGTATAGTTCATAGCCGCCGCTATCGTAGGCGCTCCATTCACCGATACCTTGTAGCTCAGTGGATCTCCGTCTACATCCTCAAAGATTTCCGACAGATTAAGCGTATAGGCGGTATTCACCGAAACCGTTGCATTCGCCGTCCCATTTACAGTTGAAATACGGGTAGGCTTGTTGTTCGGTGCCTCTAAAATTATCAAGGTAAAATCCTTCGTCAGGGTTTGTCCCCCAGAGCGACTAAACGCAGCTGTCAATGTAACTGTATGATCATCATCTGTTGCTCTAGTCACCTTGCCTGTGCTCGTATCAATCAGTCCGACACCGCCGGATACACTCCACGTAATCGTTGAACCAGCGGCTCCAGCGGTGGGAAGAGTAAGATCACCTGTCACCTCATCTTCAATGCTGTTCGTGCCCTTGATACTGTCCCACGTTAAGTCCCTATGGTCAAAGAAGATTGACTCATTAGCTGAATAAGCCTGCCATACGAGTGAGGGATAAGCATAGCCCTCGGCAATTCTCCAAATCGTACTGAAATTCCATCCTGTGAAGGTCGTTTGCTGCTTCAGCTTCTCAACGCTTTTGAACACTTCTCCAGGGGAAGAGGCAGCACCCGCATTATTAAAATAACTGTTGGTAACAGAACCGCTACCTTGCTTAAATCCAACCAGACCGCCAGTTGCATCTTTTCCACCGCTTGTACTTCCTGTGCTGTAGCTGTAGCTGACGTCTCCTCCACCATTCATGCCAACCAGACCGCCAACAAATACAGCCCCGTAGCCGACTACATTTCCACTACTGAAGCTGTTGTCGATAATGCCATTTGACTTGAAGCCAACCAATCCGCCTGCCATTCCTTCTGAACCGGAGTCTACATTGCCCGTGCTGTAGCTTCGGCTTATATTGCCCGTGTTCCTGCCGGCAAGACCACCAACAACTGCAGATGCTTTACCGCTTGCATTGCCGGTGCTGTAGCTGTCATTAATGGTTCCACTTGATAAATAATTGTTACCGACCAAACCGCCCACTGAAGATGCGTCTCCTCCAGTTACCATACCGCTGCTATTACTAGTGGTAATAGTTCCTGCATTCATCCCAACCAAGCCGCCTAAATAGGCCATTTGACTATTAGAAGAATTGATAGAGCCACTGCCGCTGCTTCCGATTATCGTTCCTGAGGTAGCATTCGTACCGACCAAATTTCCCGCGTTGAAATTCTCACTGCTGCTCGTAATCGTGCTATTGCTCTTGCTATTGCTGATACTTCCTGCGTTGTAGCCTGCCAGACCACCTACATTGTTGGGATCTGTGAAGCTGATAAACCCGTTGCTACTGCTATTTCTGACGGTTGCACCTGCATTGATGAGACCAACTAGTCCGCCTACAAAAGCGTTATCTCCTGTAGCGATAATAGAGTAGTTTTCCAGTCTCATATTTTCCAGGACAGCACCGTTCAATAAACTTGAAAATAACCCTACGTATCCATCGGAAGAATTAATTCTCAGATCTTCAATTGTAAAGCCGCCGCCGTCATAGATACCGCCAAAGCTGCCGATAGGTGTCCAATCGCCCGTCAGACTAAAATTAGCAACCTGCTGAAAGTACACTCCCGGTCCGGGTATCGTAACATTTCTCAAGTTTTCGACAGTTGCTATCTTATAAGGGTTTTCTAGAGTACCTTCCCCACCCGAAAAATGAATCGTATCCTCCTCTGCATATACCGATTTAGGCGTTCCTATCGTCAGGAACAAGCTCGCTATGATACTGACCACTATGAGCATAACGGTCATCTTGTTTAATCCTTTTCTGTACATTACATTGCCTCCTTATGAGCTAATTCCCTCTATTAAATTGACTATAGCAAAGCCCAATAAAAGAATAATAAAAGAATTTAGCAAAAAATAGCGAAAAACCGCATAGCACCAAGGCTTAGCGGTTCATCACTTCTATCGTTTTTATTTTCTTACTCTTCTCGGTACGACCTAGATTAGAACTCCAGCTCGTGAATTGTGCCGATCGGGTTGCACAGAAGCTCGCAGCCATCCGGACGGATGACGGCACCCTTCTCCCACCGAATTCCGAACGTGTCGGTTGTGACGAACGTGTCGATCTGGAATGTCATGTTCGGCACCAGCAAATAGTTCGACGATGTTTCCATCCATGGCGCTTCCACTTCGATCATCCCCGTTCCGTGGCAAGGTCCATAAAGGTAGTTTTTCTCGTAGCCGTTGTCTTTATAGAATTGAAGGAATCCTTTCGCTACATCACTTGCAAGAATGCCTGCCTTCAAGTTCTCCTGCGTCCATTCGTGCGCTTTCAGGCCGAACTCAATGACCGCGCGGCGCTCAGGCGTCAGCTTGCCGAGGCTGATTGGCATGCCGATGCTCGGCGAGTAACCGTCCACTTTAGCCGACAGGTTCAACTGAACGATGTCCCCTTTGTTGATGACACGGTGCGAGGAACGAGAGATTGCATGACGGGTCGATTTCTCGCTGAAAATATACATCGGAAGCCCTTCATATTCCGCGCCGTTCTCGTAAATGACGCGCTGAGCGACACCGACCATTTGCGTTTCCGTCACACCTGGACGGATCGTACGGATCACTTCCTGTGTCGCCAGTTCAGTAATGCGGAACCCTTCGCGCATACAAGCCAATTCGTTCTCGGACTTAATACGACGCAGCGAAACCATGATCTCATCCGCGCTGGAAATTTCCGCGTCTGGGAAGTTACTCTTCAGTCCTTCCATCATGACCACGCTCGTGTCGAGCAAGCTGGCAACGCCGATCTTCAGCTTCGAGCCCGTAATACCCAACGCTTTAAACACGTCACGATAGGAGTCCGGTCTCAGTTCAGGATAGCTCGGATTTGCAGATTCGCGGTATTCCATCAGCGTGAATAGCTTGTCTATTTTACCAAAATCACTCGCGTAGATCGTGCTCTCCGGTCCAACGAGAAGCGCTGCATCCCCCGTCGCCGTAATCGCCACACCAGCCCGCTCAAACAATGGCCAGAATCCGCTAAAGTACCGCACGTTCGCATAATCCGCTTCATTAGAGTTGACGATCATGACGTCCAGCCCTTGTTGTGCGACGAGTGCGGCCGCCCTTTGGATTCTTTCCTTATACTCGTGATCCGGAATTTTCACATGATTTGTCATTTACGTTTATCCCCTTATCGTCTCATTTGGAACACCTTGGCTCCGTTCATTACCTAATGCTATTTTTACTCCACAATCCCGCGAACTCATCCGCCCGGTGGAAGGTCGAGCCTATATCTTTTAATCTATCAATCAGAATCGCGAATTCATTCATCGCCTTCTCCCCGCAGCCCAGCGTCAAGAAGCGGTCAGGCGTCACCTTTGCTTCGCCGTAATGGTAGCTCTCCTGAATCGGAATGAACTCCCATGGATGGAAGTAGAAGCATAGCACGACAGGCAAATTCCGATCCTGTAGAAATTTCACGAACCCGTCGATGCGCTTCATTAGCTCGTCAGCGCTTTTCGTGCGGAACAACGGCCATTGATCACGGTCACGCTCAAGTCCCGGATCGTTGCTCTGCATGACCATGTCTGCGAAGTTCGGAATCTCGACGATGTTCATGTCGCCTTCCTTCGTCCAATCGTTCTTGTGCGGATGGTAAGGAACGAATCTTTCCCGGTAAAAATACATCGGATAGGAAGCATCGGAGACGTAATTAAGCTTCTCCAACGAATTCAGTAATGCAGTTGACCCCCACAGGCGGGGTGCTCGGAACGATACCGGCTGATGACCGAGCACCTGCTGCACCCATTCCGTCGCTTTCTCGATGCGAAACGGAACTTCCTCCGGCAATAGCGGTACGACTCCCGGAATCGGGAACAGCTCATCGCCTACCGTCTCATGGAACAGAGAGTGGCAGCCGACCTCATTACCGCTTTGCTTGACGAGTTCGACACTCTCGGGATTTCGGCGCGCCGCATCCCCCGTATAATAGAACGTACCTTTGATGCCTTTCTTGTCGAACAATTCGACGAGAGGCGCGGTCGCATTTTTGACTCCGTCATAATAAGGTGTAAAACTGCCCACATCCGTTTCCATATCAAACCCGAAAACGACATGAATATTATTTTTCATCATTTCCCCAACTCTTCTCTGTATTGGTTTGGAAGCACCTATGCGTTCCTTTATTCACTGAAGCCCATCGTCGTATAGAAAGCCATGTTATCCTGTCTTGTATCAAGCCGCCCATATTGCACGACCACTGGAGTATCGCTGACGACTTTAAGCGCATACTGTTCCTCTCGCGGAATAACGTATCCGTTGAGATCATCCGGGTTGTCGAGACGCAGACAGCGAACTCTTTCGCCTCCAACTTTTACTTCGATAGAGTCAACTGGATCGCGATCCGTAAAATAGAGCGTCAAACTCACCTTCGCTTCGTCATTTCCCAGATTAAGCACAATAACCGATTCATGTCCCTTCAGTAGAGAATCTCCTGCCGGCGGCATTTCGCAATCGGGAAATATCCATAGAGTATTGCCTTGACCCTTGCCCATTTCCTCATCCCCTTCATTAGTCATTCGATTCCGTCATACCTCTCGACGGAACGATTATCATTTGCTATCCGTCAGCGCAAGAGACTTGCGAGATTGCGGAAACTCGACATCCAGCACGCTCCGCACCTGATTGATTTTCCACCTCAGATGGTCCGCATCGGTCATGTAATCCATGCTCGGCTCCCACCCAAGCCTTGAATCGGCTTCCACAAGCGGAATCGTCGCTTCCGCGTTAGCGATCTCGCGCCCGGCCAGCTCTTCGAGCAGATCGAGCACTAAAGCTGCTTCACCCGGGTCCCTTTCATTCAGGAACTGCCGCTTCAGCTTCCACCATTCCTTCACATGAATCGTCGTCCGCACGGAATGAGCGATAAACCGACCCAAGCCGAGCATCCGCTCCCCATCAGTCCTTTTTCTTTCCGTCGTCACTTTAAGCGCCTTCTCTAGCCGTTCGTTGCCTATATTCATCCTTTCCAGCATGCGCTCGAGGCTCCGAATTTCCACGTCAATGCGGGAAGCGCCCAGCGATTGTCTCGGATCTTCCAGCGGTTCATAGTTCGTCACCACAATTTCATTGCCGAACATCGCATGTTTAGCGGCTGGCATTTGCACGTGCTTGCGGAAAATCAACGGATATGACGGTCCGACGCGAAACGGTCCGTACTGGTCCTCGTTCGTCGGAATGTAGTGCCGGATCGCTTCACTCCACTCTTGCCAGGCTTCCAGAACGAGTGGCGTGGCCGCTTCTCCGAAGTCCCGCTTCGCCAGCAGATTTAACGTCTCTTCGTAGGAACGGCTCCCACTCCAATAAGCCCTCTTGGCCAGCTCACTCACGAACGACGGCCACCAGCCGTAATGATGGGATTCCATGAGGCCACTTAATCCCCAATCCTCACGGCACTTCAGCAGTGCTTCGTGCCTGCTGTTCCACTGCTCAGGAAACGGCTCGTAAGGAACAACGCCGACGTCCCAGCTCATCCCGCCCGTGTTACTCATCGTATATAGTCGAAGTCCGCGCTCACGGGCAACTTCGGCCTCGCTTCGGAAATACTCACCCGGCCCGACGTTCGACAGCGTATAATCCACGCATACATGGGTGACGTCCTCATTCTTAATCTGCTCGAACATCTCGAATGTAACGAGCAACGTGATGTCATCAGGGATGGCACGCACAAGCTTCAAGCGATCTTCCTTGGGTGTGTACCCCCAATTGTAGGTCCAGAAAACGATGTCAGCTTCTGGGCTGTGGGTGCGTATCGTGTCCGACAGTATAGTCAGCCATTGAGGAAAATCAACGCATGGCCACCACCCAGGACTCGGCTTCGTCTGCGGCTGATCCTTCGGCCATTCAAGACGAAGCTTGCCGGTCGTATTCGGGTCCTTACTCGGAAATTCGCAGGATTCCCCGACTAGAATGACGCCCTTGAATCGCGGACAAGCCTGAAAAACCCTACCATACGTGCTCTCGTAATATGCCCTAGCATCCGGATCATCGGGATGCACACGACTGGTTAAGTAGCTGTATACGTACACGTCCAGTCCATACAGAGCTGCCCGATCGACCAAGTAGTTAAAATCCTGATAGCCTTCAGGCGTATCGTCGACGTCTTTCACGAACACCATCACGGCATCGAGGCCCGCGTGGGCCATTGCATTTAGGTGCGCATCGGGATAACGATCGAGCCCCCAGCCGGAATGGGCCATGCGCGGCGAGAACAACGGCTCTCGCTCAACTTCTCCCAGCTTCCATACCGGGGCCTCTCTCAAATTCATTTCGTCTTCGAGATAATAGCTTCCCTGGGCGGCACCGCGTTCGTCGTATCCACACACAACGATGCGTTCTGCTTCGGCGACGACGCGATAGCTTCGAGCTTTCGCCAGAGCCCCGGCCTGCGTGGGCAGCTGCTCCTTGGTGGCTAACACGATGACGCGCGTCCCCGATGAAGCCGACTCCTGAACATTTTTTGTAAAGATCAGCCTTACGGATATGTTCATGCTAACGAGCAAATAATCTTGCAGATCCTTAGCCGTATGGATAAGTTGCGGTCCCGCCGTATCGGCGACGACGATACTCCAGTCTTCCGTGACTTCCAGTTCGCCGCTTGCGGCGTGAATGCTAGGTTCCCGCCGGTTAGGCTTGTGCACTTCTTCCAGCCTTCTGCGGAATTCGTACTTGCGTTCCATCTGACTTGTGCCTCCTTCTGTGACTGTCGGCTTCCCGCCGCACTCCTAAGTTACCGATTTCTCCCTGTACCGTATATAGACCATTTGGATTCTCGTAGACCAAAAGAGCAATAAGAACCCGTTTGACACGATAGACAAAAAGTCACCAATAGACGATTTTCCAATTCGGAACTGCTTTAACTATAGTCCCAATACAGGAGCCACAGAATGGAAAGAAGTAAGGCCAATCAGGAAAATGCTCAGATGATCGCTACCGGCTTGCCGCCCTTCCTATTGCGGTATTCTGTCGGAGACATGCCGGAATGATGCTTAAAAAATTTCGCGAAATAATCGACTTCAATCCCGACCCTCTCGGCAACTTCATGAACACCGATCCCTGTCGAAGCGAGATATACGCTAGCCTGCTCGAGTCTCAATTTCGT
This portion of the Cohnella abietis genome encodes:
- a CDS encoding S-layer homology domain-containing protein, coding for MYRKGLNKMTVMLIVVSIIASLFLTIGTPKSVYAEEDTIHFSGGEGTLENPYKIATVENLRNVTIPGPGVYFQQVANFSLTGDWTPIGSFGGIYDGGGFTIEDLRINSSDGYVGLFSSLLNGAVLENMRLENYSIIATGDNAFVGGLVGLINAGATVRNSSSNGFISFTDPNNVGGLAGYNAGSISNSKSNSTITSSSENFNAGNLVGTNATSGTIIGSSGSGSINSSNSQMAYLGGLVGMNAGTITTSNSSGMVTGGDASSVGGLVGNNYLSSGTINDSYSTGNASGKASAVVGGLAGRNTGNISRSYSTGNVDSGSEGMAGGLVGFKSNGIIDNSFSSGNVVGYGAVFVGGLVGMNGGGDVSYSYSTGSTSGGKDATGGLVGFKQGSGSVTNSYFNNAGAASSPGEVFKSVEKLKQQTTFTGWNFSTIWRIAEGYAYPSLVWQAYSANESIFFDHRDLTWDSIKGTNSIEDEVTGDLTLPTAGAAGSTITWSVSGGVGLIDTSTGKVTRATDDDHTVTLTAAFSRSGGQTLTKDFTLIILEAPNNKPTRISTVNGTANATVSVNTAYTLNLSEIFEDVDGDPLSYKVSVNGAPTIAAAMNYTYTPISAGLVTLVFLASDEESDSDDTYTVSLTVNTVPARKLNIAATTNETVTVNTPYTLNLATIFEDADSNALSYKVSVNGALTIAAAESYTFTANTAGLVTLVFTANDGLIDSTETYTVKLTVNTVPVRNPNVGATTNVTVTVDTPYTLDLATIFEDADSNTLTYKVSVNGAAEVTANADYSYTPTAAGLVTLVFTANDGNIDSVETYKVNLIANTVPVRKPNIGATTNARVTVNTPYTVDLSTIFEDADSNTLSYKVSIDGEAATTTAAAYTYTPTTIDPATLVFTANDGIIDSTDTYTVKLSVNSLPVRKSNVGATVNASVPVNTLYTIDLTTIFEDGDGDLLSYKVAVDGAPAIAANETYTYTPTTTNTVALVFTANDTMVDSTETYTVYLTGNRVPVRKSDVEATIRENVRVNANYVLDLSTIFEDADGDTLTYEVSVNDEAAVPASTAYTYKPTSAGTVTLVFTANDGKIVSTDTYTVTLVASISETSGAGGGGAPAVTPDYHVTISGTQSKLPVKIDAATGRASIAIGALAEKLFAIGESTEIIVPSIPNINSFTLEVPAETLSSSQGAGELIFTTPKGSIAIPANMLEGVVETKGKMARITIGVGDKTGLSVETKAAVGNRPLVEVTLALDGVQTPWNNPLAAVRITIPYVPTAEELENPEHIVILYIDGNGKVIAVPSGRYDAKSGTVTFATNHFSDYAVAYVNKTFSDLSSVEWARHSIEVMASKGIINGTAAGAYSPVARITRADYLVLLVKTLGLTAKFEGNFADVEPNAYYYEALGVAKQLGLATGTGKDEFHPSENISRQDMMVLTARALEKAKQLKASGDPAILASFSDKGDIAVYAKASLALLAKEGLISGSGNKLNPQAPTTRAEAAIFLYRIYNQY
- a CDS encoding M24 family metallopeptidase; translation: MTNHVKIPDHEYKERIQRAAALVAQQGLDVMIVNSNEADYANVRYFSGFWPLFERAGVAITATGDAALLVGPESTIYASDFGKIDKLFTLMEYRESANPSYPELRPDSYRDVFKALGITGSKLKIGVASLLDTSVVMMEGLKSNFPDAEISSADEIMVSLRRIKSENELACMREGFRITELATQEVIRTIRPGVTETQMVGVAQRVIYENGAEYEGLPMYIFSEKSTRHAISRSSHRVINKGDIVQLNLSAKVDGYSPSIGMPISLGKLTPERRAVIEFGLKAHEWTQENLKAGILASDVAKGFLQFYKDNGYEKNYLYGPCHGTGMIEVEAPWMETSSNYLLVPNMTFQIDTFVTTDTFGIRWEKGAVIRPDGCELLCNPIGTIHELEF
- a CDS encoding polysaccharide deacetylase family protein; the protein is MMKNNIHVVFGFDMETDVGSFTPYYDGVKNATAPLVELFDKKGIKGTFYYTGDAARRNPESVELVKQSGNEVGCHSLFHETVGDELFPIPGVVPLLPEEVPFRIEKATEWVQQVLGHQPVSFRAPRLWGSTALLNSLEKLNYVSDASYPMYFYRERFVPYHPHKNDWTKEGDMNIVEIPNFADMVMQSNDPGLERDRDQWPLFRTKSADELMKRIDGFVKFLQDRNLPVVLCFYFHPWEFIPIQESYHYGEAKVTPDRFLTLGCGEKAMNEFAILIDRLKDIGSTFHRADEFAGLWSKNSIR
- a CDS encoding sensory rhodopsin transducer — encoded protein: MTNEGDEEMGKGQGNTLWIFPDCEMPPAGDSLLKGHESVIVLNLGNDEAKVSLTLYFTDRDPVDSIEVKVGGERVRCLRLDNPDDLNGYVIPREEQYALKVVSDTPVVVQYGRLDTRQDNMAFYTTMGFSE